From Bos javanicus breed banteng chromosome 5, ARS-OSU_banteng_1.0, whole genome shotgun sequence, the proteins below share one genomic window:
- the LOC133248149 gene encoding C-type lectin domain family 2 member F-like has protein sequence MKSSAEYSCLRRNITLTETLKMFLSDPTSRGSMEEGRSDKDLRKICLAITSPVTPTKLCCCILIIFILVALNVVTFSTLLAVRSRETDLQVLYVTCPKGWIGFGNKCFYFSEESENWTLSQISCTSLEAVLAQFETEEELNFLKRYKGPSDHWIGLSRESSHHAWKWTDNSKYNASFIITGDGECGYLNDLGISSARSYTDRKWICSTQITSPCP, from the exons ATGAAAAGCAGTGCCGAATACTCTTGCTTACGTAGAAACATTACTCTGACAGAGACTTTGAAAATGTTCCTGAGTGACCCTACCTCCAGAGGAAGTATGGAAGAGGGGAGATCTG ATAAAGATCTCCGAAAGATATGCCTAGCAATTACATCTCCTGTTACACCTACCAAGCTTTGCTGCTGCATCCTGATTATTTTTATACTTGTAGCTCTAAATGTGGTGACATTTTCCACTCTTCTGGCAG tgagaagcagagagacagaCTTACAAGTTCTGTATGTCACCTGCCCAAAAGGATGGATTGGATTTGGGaataagtgtttttatttttctgaagagtCAGAGAATTGGACATTGAGTCAGATATCCTGTACTTCACTGGAAGCTGTTCTTGCTCAGTTTGAAACTGAGGAGGAGCTG AACTTTCTCAAAAGATACAAAGGCCCTTCTGACCATTGGATTGGCCTTAGCAGAGAATCATCACATCATGCTTGGAAGTGGACAGACAACTCTAAATATAATGCCTC GTTCATCATCACAGGAGATGGGGAATGTGGCTACCTGAATGACCTTGGAATTAGCAGTGCCAGAAGCTATACAGATAGAAAATGGATTTGCAGCACACAAATAACGTCTCCATGTCCTTAA